The sequence below is a genomic window from Salinispira pacifica.
GTCTTGATGGACGAATAGCCGCAGCATCGGGAGATTCAAAGTGGATTACCGGCAGTCAGGCCCGGGCTGAAGTTCACAGAATGAGGGCGGATCACGATGCCATCCTTGTGGGCTCAGGTACCGTTCTTCAGGATAATCCCCGCCTCACAGTACGTCACAGCAGCGGTCCGGATCCTCTGCGGATTGTTCTGGACGGCAGACTTCGCACTCCTGCAGACTATCGGGTTGCCGGAGCCGGAACGGTGTTTTTCTGCGGCATCCATGCAGATCCATCCAGGATCAGGGAAATGGAAGCTGCAGGAGCTCAGGTTCGGATTCATTCCGTCCATGACCGCTATCCATTGGAGGAAGTTCTGGATGAACTGGGAAGCATGGGGATCAATTCCCTTCTGGTTGAAGGGGGCTCGGGAATTTTCACAGATTTTCTGAGATACGGTTTGTATCAGCGGCTGGAGGTGTTTACCGCCCCGGTGATTCTGGGCTCAGGGGTGAATGCCCTGAATGACCTGGGGCAGGCCACCATGGCTGATGCCAGGCACTTCGTACATGCCAGCTGGCAGGATGCAGGTGACGGAAACATCCGTCTTACCGCCTATCCCGAGGAGGAAGCATGTTTACCGGACTGATTGAAGAGCTGGGAGTCATGCAATCACTGACCTCCATAGGTTCTGCCGGAGGGGACAAGGCAATGCGCTTGAGAATTTCCGCTCCGGGCATTGCACCGGAGCTCAAAATCGGAGATTCGGTGGCGGTGAACGGAGCCTGCCAGACGGTCACCGAATGTTCATCCGGGGATTTCACCGTGGAATGTCTGGGAGAAACCCTCACAAAAACCAATCTGGGGAGTCTCTCCCGGGGACAGGCGGTGAATCTTGAACGGGCTCTCCGCATGGGAGACAGGTTTGACGGACATATGGTTCAGGGTCATGTAAACGAGACGGCTTCGGTGGTCTCCATTGAGCAGAGGGGAACCAACAGGTATCTGAAGGTGCTGCTTTCTGACCAAGCAGCGGCAATGTGTATTCCTGAAGGCTCCATTGCCATCGACGGTATCAGCCTGACCATTGCCCTGTTGTATCCCCCCCG
It includes:
- a CDS encoding riboflavin synthase codes for the protein MFTGLIEELGVMQSLTSIGSAGGDKAMRLRISAPGIAPELKIGDSVAVNGACQTVTECSSGDFTVECLGETLTKTNLGSLSRGQAVNLERALRMGDRFDGHMVQGHVNETASVVSIEQRGTNRYLKVLLSDQAAAMCIPEGSIAIDGISLTIALLYPPRSGHQALAVNVIPHTWENTSLKHLSQGSRVNIETDMIGRYVARLLEPARVSGDQEKEKTGKGRRAEAGRRLYDLLTGGNGYE
- the ribD gene encoding bifunctional diaminohydroxyphosphoribosylaminopyrimidine deaminase/5-amino-6-(5-phosphoribosylamino)uracil reductase RibD — encoded protein: MRDETWMSKAIELAERGGRNVSPNPRVGAVIVENGTVIGEGYHARYGGPHAERAAIDDARKRTGRHTFPQATMYCTLEPCCHSGRGKHQPPCTGAILEAEIARVVIGHRDPNPKVNGRGVSVLESAGCRVDQNVMKPRAAALNPGFIRRMKTGRPHVTVKIAQSLDGRIAAASGDSKWITGSQARAEVHRMRADHDAILVGSGTVLQDNPRLTVRHSSGPDPLRIVLDGRLRTPADYRVAGAGTVFFCGIHADPSRIREMEAAGAQVRIHSVHDRYPLEEVLDELGSMGINSLLVEGGSGIFTDFLRYGLYQRLEVFTAPVILGSGVNALNDLGQATMADARHFVHASWQDAGDGNIRLTAYPEEEACLPD